In a single window of the Penaeus chinensis breed Huanghai No. 1 chromosome 4, ASM1920278v2, whole genome shotgun sequence genome:
- the LOC125025034 gene encoding uncharacterized protein LOC125025034 isoform X1 — MEMVSRLSFMDMGVESDPPLSPELHLGTMNTSDMFETGWESSSGVESGMSGSGSSSSSSSFSPYGGLADDNLFLWDDAQHLDANLFQANLGDYFGEDTDLLSLADNQPFEDNDFSFLQDSASNLSFASDISSSSSTITSYSIPRSPDHSMTMLEEEPLVNTLPLSTSSPLKPAGESRSSCQRLPSPGAEAMQEPLISKVEKGGNSTAQTNSRRIPREDNRSRESLSREGSSPRKSKKSRRSPLSPQLHQMTASGVSPSVPINLTSEASRPAKIHTKENSFSPSKKVVNILDSNVKWSELSDSEQRAVGEGLEMVLSQCLGVRERLDLMVLLEPGSLPSAPLGYGDMEWTINLDDKKLETLRRFLRGLDCPADSDPNLEVSSSKKKKSTAKKNKKLQKEEKWHNFTKEKTKLPLGRVGRKQGWDLGSKSLPTKKSLVKTPQARPPADKCWSSLTKGSKVKLSPPKQLSKSSERKCNTTELLQLRTRSRKEYRQLMKERRSGLFEREEVVTLSASATEPCNKPIKTEEEEEDDIDILG, encoded by the exons ATGGAG ATGGTTTCCCGACTGAGCTTCATGGACATGGGAGTGGAGTCTGACCCTCCACTGTCGCCCGAGCTCCACCTGGGGACCATGAATACCTCAGACATGTTTGAAACAGG CTGGGAGAGTTCGTCCGGCGTTGAGAGTGGGATGTCAGGaagtggcagcagcagcagcagttcctctttcagtccctacGGAGGCCTCGCAGATGACAACCTCTTCTTGTGGGATGATGCCCAGCACCTCGATGCCAATCTCTTCCAGGCCAACTTGGGCGATTACTTTGGGG AAGATACCGACTTGCTCTCCCTGGCTGATAACCAGCCCTTTGAGGACAATGATTTCAGTTTCCTACAGGACAGTGCAAGCAACCTTTCATTTGCATCAgacatatcctcctcctcatccaccatcACGTCCTACTCCATCCCTCGTTCGCCCGACCATTCCATGACCATGTTGGAAGAAGAGCCACTGGTGAACACGCTTCCGCTATCCACCTCTTCGCCCCTGAAGCCAGCTGGCGAGTCTAGATCCTCCTGCCAGAGATTACCCTCGCCTGGAGCTGAGGCAATGCAGGAGCCCTTAATTTCCaaggtagagaaaggaggaaattcCACAGCACAGACAAACAGCAGGAGAATACCCAGGGAAGATAATAGGTCCAGGGAGTCCCTGAGTCGTGAGGGGTCGAGTCccaggaagagcaagaagagtcGGAGGAGTCCCTTGTCGCCCCAGCTGCATCAGATGACTGCTTCAGGTGTCAGCCCTTCTGTGCCCATTAATCTAACTTCAGAGGCTTCACGTCCGGCGAAGATACACACCAAAGAGAACAGTTTTTCACCGAGCAAGAAGGTTGTCAATATACTGGACAGCAATGTGAAGTG GAGCGAATTGAGTGACAGTGAGCAGAGGGCTGTTGGAGAAGGTTTAGAAATGGTCCTATCTCAGTGcttgggggtgagagagagactagaCTTGATGGTCCTGCTAGAGCCAGGTTCATTGCCGTCTGCCCCGCTGGGCTATGGTGACATGGAGTGGACCATCAACCTAGATGACAAGAAGCTCGAAACTCTCCGTCGGTTTCTGCGTGGGCTGGACTGTCCGGCAGATTCTGACCCCAACCTGGAAGTGAGCAGTAGTAAG AAAAAGAAATCCACagccaagaaaaacaaaaaactacagaaggaagagaagtggcACAACTTCACCAAAGAGAAGACGAAATTGCCTCTGGGCAGAGTGGGGCGTAAGCAGGGCTGGGACCTGGGGAGCAAGTCTCTGCCCACAAAGAAGTCCCTTGTGAAGACCCCGCAAGCCAGACCTCCGGCGGACAAGTGCTGGTCGTCACTCACCAAAGGTTCTAAGGTCAAACTGTCCCCACCGAAGCAGCTTAGCAAGAGCTCTGAAAGG AAGTGCAATACCACTGAACTGTTGCAACTGCGAACCAGATCCAGAAAAGAATACCGTCAgctgatgaaggagaggagaagcgggctgtttgagagagaggaggtggttaCTTTATCAGCATCTGCAACTGAGCCATGCAACAAACCCataaaaacagaagaggaggaagaggatgatatagatattttaggctga
- the LOC125025034 gene encoding uncharacterized protein LOC125025034 isoform X2, whose amino-acid sequence MEMVSRLSFMDMGVESDPPLSPELHLGTMNTSDMFETGWESSSGVESGMSGSGSSSSSSSFSPYGGLADDNLFLWDDAQHLDANLFQANLGDYFGDTDLLSLADNQPFEDNDFSFLQDSASNLSFASDISSSSSTITSYSIPRSPDHSMTMLEEEPLVNTLPLSTSSPLKPAGESRSSCQRLPSPGAEAMQEPLISKVEKGGNSTAQTNSRRIPREDNRSRESLSREGSSPRKSKKSRRSPLSPQLHQMTASGVSPSVPINLTSEASRPAKIHTKENSFSPSKKVVNILDSNVKWSELSDSEQRAVGEGLEMVLSQCLGVRERLDLMVLLEPGSLPSAPLGYGDMEWTINLDDKKLETLRRFLRGLDCPADSDPNLEVSSSKKKKSTAKKNKKLQKEEKWHNFTKEKTKLPLGRVGRKQGWDLGSKSLPTKKSLVKTPQARPPADKCWSSLTKGSKVKLSPPKQLSKSSERKCNTTELLQLRTRSRKEYRQLMKERRSGLFEREEVVTLSASATEPCNKPIKTEEEEEDDIDILG is encoded by the exons ATGGAG ATGGTTTCCCGACTGAGCTTCATGGACATGGGAGTGGAGTCTGACCCTCCACTGTCGCCCGAGCTCCACCTGGGGACCATGAATACCTCAGACATGTTTGAAACAGG CTGGGAGAGTTCGTCCGGCGTTGAGAGTGGGATGTCAGGaagtggcagcagcagcagcagttcctctttcagtccctacGGAGGCCTCGCAGATGACAACCTCTTCTTGTGGGATGATGCCCAGCACCTCGATGCCAATCTCTTCCAGGCCAACTTGGGCGATTACTTTGGGG ATACCGACTTGCTCTCCCTGGCTGATAACCAGCCCTTTGAGGACAATGATTTCAGTTTCCTACAGGACAGTGCAAGCAACCTTTCATTTGCATCAgacatatcctcctcctcatccaccatcACGTCCTACTCCATCCCTCGTTCGCCCGACCATTCCATGACCATGTTGGAAGAAGAGCCACTGGTGAACACGCTTCCGCTATCCACCTCTTCGCCCCTGAAGCCAGCTGGCGAGTCTAGATCCTCCTGCCAGAGATTACCCTCGCCTGGAGCTGAGGCAATGCAGGAGCCCTTAATTTCCaaggtagagaaaggaggaaattcCACAGCACAGACAAACAGCAGGAGAATACCCAGGGAAGATAATAGGTCCAGGGAGTCCCTGAGTCGTGAGGGGTCGAGTCccaggaagagcaagaagagtcGGAGGAGTCCCTTGTCGCCCCAGCTGCATCAGATGACTGCTTCAGGTGTCAGCCCTTCTGTGCCCATTAATCTAACTTCAGAGGCTTCACGTCCGGCGAAGATACACACCAAAGAGAACAGTTTTTCACCGAGCAAGAAGGTTGTCAATATACTGGACAGCAATGTGAAGTG GAGCGAATTGAGTGACAGTGAGCAGAGGGCTGTTGGAGAAGGTTTAGAAATGGTCCTATCTCAGTGcttgggggtgagagagagactagaCTTGATGGTCCTGCTAGAGCCAGGTTCATTGCCGTCTGCCCCGCTGGGCTATGGTGACATGGAGTGGACCATCAACCTAGATGACAAGAAGCTCGAAACTCTCCGTCGGTTTCTGCGTGGGCTGGACTGTCCGGCAGATTCTGACCCCAACCTGGAAGTGAGCAGTAGTAAG AAAAAGAAATCCACagccaagaaaaacaaaaaactacagaaggaagagaagtggcACAACTTCACCAAAGAGAAGACGAAATTGCCTCTGGGCAGAGTGGGGCGTAAGCAGGGCTGGGACCTGGGGAGCAAGTCTCTGCCCACAAAGAAGTCCCTTGTGAAGACCCCGCAAGCCAGACCTCCGGCGGACAAGTGCTGGTCGTCACTCACCAAAGGTTCTAAGGTCAAACTGTCCCCACCGAAGCAGCTTAGCAAGAGCTCTGAAAGG AAGTGCAATACCACTGAACTGTTGCAACTGCGAACCAGATCCAGAAAAGAATACCGTCAgctgatgaaggagaggagaagcgggctgtttgagagagaggaggtggttaCTTTATCAGCATCTGCAACTGAGCCATGCAACAAACCCataaaaacagaagaggaggaagaggatgatatagatattttaggctga
- the LOC125024930 gene encoding mannosyl-oligosaccharide glucosidase-like isoform X1, whose product MPFIVIDSSMDPDDMARQRRARGHMPASDSLQQDLTMLDDARGLCNSERSSRREGKRRHRSGGHGWCPTLLYMSFAGIVILAVAYFLYIGYMETRINTPISAAKVVVKSGLESAERYWGTYRPGVYFGTRVRHPTSIVTGLMWFVPGHFQNNMLAVRHWCDQADDLPKYGWEVHDGRNVGIQKIIDKNVILQTSFVKRLGGQHGGDWSARISAVPKTKRQVGGQASLLYYVALDPDDKEAMIQPMIGTSQSLGSLRGISDSVGGFRLHVLNASGTIVNHHLLSTKHMGLHMLKETVYKGLRVFQGKSEKDKYIGLAGEMFSHEDTLRQPNFVVFQVTGELPFEVDIVYESDSFLRRPGMLMGEALSEQLSLYEKKFHSDFEEKFSMEAKGFSEEEIGFAKAALSNMIGGIGYFYGASRVLGEHNSDPVPYWKAPLYSAVPSRSFFPRGFLWDEGFHNLLISKWDREISQDILGHWFDLMNWDGWIPREQILGVEARARVPDEFVVQRGKNANPPTLLLTLHSMMAGFKRELSDDDYEYLSHLWPRLRAWYNWFNTTQLGEMPGTYRWRGRDPKTMRELNPKTLTSGLDDYPRASHPTADERHLDLRCWMTLASGLMADIARLIEKDPTRFDDAYRYLSDNNVLDALHWSYAANGYMDFGLHTDDLELRKLAPNAEMKRVVHGDPKLKFVDSFGYVSFFPLFLQIIDPYSAKLGKVLEDLRRQDLLWTPYGLRSLAKNSPIYNKRNTEHDPPYWRGAIWINMNYLAVRALHHYSNVDGPHQELAREIYVSLRENVVKNVVREYKRTGYIWEHYNDKTGRGEGCRPFTGWSALVVLMMGETF is encoded by the exons ATGCCGTTTATTGTCATTGACTCGAGTATGGACCCAGATGAT ATGGCGCGGCAACGCAGAGCAAGGGGCCACATGCCGGCCAGTGACAGTCTACAGCAGGATCTCACTATGCTAGATGATGCCAGAGGGTTATGTAACTCGGAACGCTCATCGAGGAGGGAGGGCAAGCGCCGACACAGGTCTGGGGGCCATGGCTGGTGTCCCACGCTGCTCTACATGAGTTTTGCGGGGATTGTGATACTGGCCGTGGCGTATTTCCTCTACATAGGCTACATGGAAACCAGGATCAATACCCCAATATCAGCTGCGAAG GTTGTGGTTAAGTCAGGCTTGGAGTCAGCAGAGAGGTACTGGGGAACGTACAGGCCAGGAGTGTACTTTGGGACGAGAGTAAGGCACCCAACCTCCATTGTCACGGGCCTCATGTGGTTCGTGCCAGGACACTTCCAGAATAACATGCTGGCTGTTAG GCATTGGTGCGACCAGGCTGATGACTTGCCTAAATATGGGTGGGAAGTGCATGATGGCAGGAATGTTGGGATTCAGAAGATCATAGACAAGAATGTTATCCTGCAGACGAGCTTCGTCAAGAGACTGGGGGGTCAGCATGGGGGTGACTGGTCAGCAAGGATCAGTGCAGTGCCGAAG ACCAAGAGACAAGTTGGAGGACAGGCTTCGCTACTATATTATGTAGCTTTAGACCCAGACGATAAAGAGGCGATGATACAGCCCATGATCGGCACAAGTCAGTCCTTAGGCTCACTCAGGGGCATCTCAGACTCCGTGGGGGGATTCCGACTGCATGTCCTCAATGCCAGCGGCACCATTGTTAACCACCATTTGCTCAGTACAAAGCACATGGGGCTTCATATGCTCAAGGAAACAGTTTACAAGGGGCTGAGGGTCTTCCAGGGCAAGAGTGAGAAGGACAAGTACATTGGGCTGGCAGGTGAGATGTTCAGCCATGAGGACACGCTGCGGCAGCCCAACTTTGTAGTGTTTCAAGTCACGGGGGAGTTGCCTTTCGAGGTTGACATAGTGTATGAGAGTGATAGTTTCCTCAGGAGGCCTGGTATGCTCATGGGAGAAGCATTATCAGAGCAACTCAGTCTGTACGAAAAGAAGTTTCACAGTGACTTTGAAGAGAAATTCTCGATGGAGGCAAAAGGATTTAGTGAAGAGGAGATTGGCTTTGCCAAGGCCGCTCTCAGCAACATGATTGGCGGCATTGGGTACTTCTATGGAGCCTCGAGGGTGCTGGGTGAACACAACAGTGACCCTGTCCCTTACTGGAAGGCTCCTCTCTACTCAGCAGTGCCTTCCCGTAGCTTCTTCCCAAGAGGCTTCCTGTGGGATGAAGGTTTCCACAATCTGCTTATCTCAAAATGGGACCGGGAAATCTCTCAGGACATTCTGGGTCACTGGTTTGACCTCATGAACTGGGACGGCTGGATACCCCGGGAGCAGATCCTGGGAGTTGAGGCAAGAGCAAGAGTCCCCGATGAGTTTGTAGTTCAAAGAGGGAAGAATGCCAATCCTCCAACGCTGCTCCTTACGCTGCATTCCATGATGGCTGGGTTCAAAAGAGAGTTGTCTGATGATGACTATGAATATCTGAGTCACCTGTGGCCCCGGTTGCGAGCTTGGTATAATTGGTTCAACACCACACAGCTGGGTGAAATGCCAGGGACGTACAGGTGGCGTGGACGAGATCCCAAGACTATGCGGGAGCTGAACCCCAAGACTTTAACCTCAGGGCTTGATGACTACCCTCGTGCTTCTCACCCGACGGCTGATGAGCGGCACTTGGATCTCCGATGCTGGATGACACTAGCCTCAGGGCTCATGGCTGACATTGCTAGGCTCATTGAGAAGGATCCAACCCGCTTTGATGATGCTTATAGGTACCTCTCAGACAACAATGTGTTGGATGCTCTACACTGGTCTTATGCTGCCAATGGATACATGGACTTTGGTCTTCACACAGATGATCTTGAGCTGAGGAAACTGGCACCGAATGCAGAAATGAAGCGAGTGGTTCATGGCGACCCCAAACTGAAATTTGTTGATTCCTTTGGATATGTCAGTTTCTTCCCACTATTTCTGCAAATTATTGACCCCTATTCTGCAAAGCTTGGAAAAGTGCTGGAAGACCTCAGGCGGCAGGACCTTCTCTGGACCCCATATGGCTTACGGTCTTTGGCCAAAAACTCGCCCATCTACAACAAGAGGAATACGGAGCATGACCCTCCCTACTGGCGGGGGGCTATTTGGATCAACATGAATTACCTGGCTGTCAGGGCACTACATCACTACAGCAACGTGGATGGGCCACACCAAGAGCTGGCCAGAGAGATTTATGTATCCCTGCGTGAGAATGTCGTCAAAAATGTGGTGCGGGAATACAAAAGAACGGGCTACATCTGGGAGCACTACAATGACAAGACAGGCAGAGGGGAGGGCTGTCGGCCATTCACAGGATGGTCAGCTCTTGTTGTACTTATGATGGGGGAGACTTTCTAa
- the LOC125024930 gene encoding mannosyl-oligosaccharide glucosidase-like isoform X2, with protein MARQRRARGHMPASDSLQQDLTMLDDARGLCNSERSSRREGKRRHRSGGHGWCPTLLYMSFAGIVILAVAYFLYIGYMETRINTPISAAKVVVKSGLESAERYWGTYRPGVYFGTRVRHPTSIVTGLMWFVPGHFQNNMLAVRHWCDQADDLPKYGWEVHDGRNVGIQKIIDKNVILQTSFVKRLGGQHGGDWSARISAVPKTKRQVGGQASLLYYVALDPDDKEAMIQPMIGTSQSLGSLRGISDSVGGFRLHVLNASGTIVNHHLLSTKHMGLHMLKETVYKGLRVFQGKSEKDKYIGLAGEMFSHEDTLRQPNFVVFQVTGELPFEVDIVYESDSFLRRPGMLMGEALSEQLSLYEKKFHSDFEEKFSMEAKGFSEEEIGFAKAALSNMIGGIGYFYGASRVLGEHNSDPVPYWKAPLYSAVPSRSFFPRGFLWDEGFHNLLISKWDREISQDILGHWFDLMNWDGWIPREQILGVEARARVPDEFVVQRGKNANPPTLLLTLHSMMAGFKRELSDDDYEYLSHLWPRLRAWYNWFNTTQLGEMPGTYRWRGRDPKTMRELNPKTLTSGLDDYPRASHPTADERHLDLRCWMTLASGLMADIARLIEKDPTRFDDAYRYLSDNNVLDALHWSYAANGYMDFGLHTDDLELRKLAPNAEMKRVVHGDPKLKFVDSFGYVSFFPLFLQIIDPYSAKLGKVLEDLRRQDLLWTPYGLRSLAKNSPIYNKRNTEHDPPYWRGAIWINMNYLAVRALHHYSNVDGPHQELAREIYVSLRENVVKNVVREYKRTGYIWEHYNDKTGRGEGCRPFTGWSALVVLMMGETF; from the exons ATGGCGCGGCAACGCAGAGCAAGGGGCCACATGCCGGCCAGTGACAGTCTACAGCAGGATCTCACTATGCTAGATGATGCCAGAGGGTTATGTAACTCGGAACGCTCATCGAGGAGGGAGGGCAAGCGCCGACACAGGTCTGGGGGCCATGGCTGGTGTCCCACGCTGCTCTACATGAGTTTTGCGGGGATTGTGATACTGGCCGTGGCGTATTTCCTCTACATAGGCTACATGGAAACCAGGATCAATACCCCAATATCAGCTGCGAAG GTTGTGGTTAAGTCAGGCTTGGAGTCAGCAGAGAGGTACTGGGGAACGTACAGGCCAGGAGTGTACTTTGGGACGAGAGTAAGGCACCCAACCTCCATTGTCACGGGCCTCATGTGGTTCGTGCCAGGACACTTCCAGAATAACATGCTGGCTGTTAG GCATTGGTGCGACCAGGCTGATGACTTGCCTAAATATGGGTGGGAAGTGCATGATGGCAGGAATGTTGGGATTCAGAAGATCATAGACAAGAATGTTATCCTGCAGACGAGCTTCGTCAAGAGACTGGGGGGTCAGCATGGGGGTGACTGGTCAGCAAGGATCAGTGCAGTGCCGAAG ACCAAGAGACAAGTTGGAGGACAGGCTTCGCTACTATATTATGTAGCTTTAGACCCAGACGATAAAGAGGCGATGATACAGCCCATGATCGGCACAAGTCAGTCCTTAGGCTCACTCAGGGGCATCTCAGACTCCGTGGGGGGATTCCGACTGCATGTCCTCAATGCCAGCGGCACCATTGTTAACCACCATTTGCTCAGTACAAAGCACATGGGGCTTCATATGCTCAAGGAAACAGTTTACAAGGGGCTGAGGGTCTTCCAGGGCAAGAGTGAGAAGGACAAGTACATTGGGCTGGCAGGTGAGATGTTCAGCCATGAGGACACGCTGCGGCAGCCCAACTTTGTAGTGTTTCAAGTCACGGGGGAGTTGCCTTTCGAGGTTGACATAGTGTATGAGAGTGATAGTTTCCTCAGGAGGCCTGGTATGCTCATGGGAGAAGCATTATCAGAGCAACTCAGTCTGTACGAAAAGAAGTTTCACAGTGACTTTGAAGAGAAATTCTCGATGGAGGCAAAAGGATTTAGTGAAGAGGAGATTGGCTTTGCCAAGGCCGCTCTCAGCAACATGATTGGCGGCATTGGGTACTTCTATGGAGCCTCGAGGGTGCTGGGTGAACACAACAGTGACCCTGTCCCTTACTGGAAGGCTCCTCTCTACTCAGCAGTGCCTTCCCGTAGCTTCTTCCCAAGAGGCTTCCTGTGGGATGAAGGTTTCCACAATCTGCTTATCTCAAAATGGGACCGGGAAATCTCTCAGGACATTCTGGGTCACTGGTTTGACCTCATGAACTGGGACGGCTGGATACCCCGGGAGCAGATCCTGGGAGTTGAGGCAAGAGCAAGAGTCCCCGATGAGTTTGTAGTTCAAAGAGGGAAGAATGCCAATCCTCCAACGCTGCTCCTTACGCTGCATTCCATGATGGCTGGGTTCAAAAGAGAGTTGTCTGATGATGACTATGAATATCTGAGTCACCTGTGGCCCCGGTTGCGAGCTTGGTATAATTGGTTCAACACCACACAGCTGGGTGAAATGCCAGGGACGTACAGGTGGCGTGGACGAGATCCCAAGACTATGCGGGAGCTGAACCCCAAGACTTTAACCTCAGGGCTTGATGACTACCCTCGTGCTTCTCACCCGACGGCTGATGAGCGGCACTTGGATCTCCGATGCTGGATGACACTAGCCTCAGGGCTCATGGCTGACATTGCTAGGCTCATTGAGAAGGATCCAACCCGCTTTGATGATGCTTATAGGTACCTCTCAGACAACAATGTGTTGGATGCTCTACACTGGTCTTATGCTGCCAATGGATACATGGACTTTGGTCTTCACACAGATGATCTTGAGCTGAGGAAACTGGCACCGAATGCAGAAATGAAGCGAGTGGTTCATGGCGACCCCAAACTGAAATTTGTTGATTCCTTTGGATATGTCAGTTTCTTCCCACTATTTCTGCAAATTATTGACCCCTATTCTGCAAAGCTTGGAAAAGTGCTGGAAGACCTCAGGCGGCAGGACCTTCTCTGGACCCCATATGGCTTACGGTCTTTGGCCAAAAACTCGCCCATCTACAACAAGAGGAATACGGAGCATGACCCTCCCTACTGGCGGGGGGCTATTTGGATCAACATGAATTACCTGGCTGTCAGGGCACTACATCACTACAGCAACGTGGATGGGCCACACCAAGAGCTGGCCAGAGAGATTTATGTATCCCTGCGTGAGAATGTCGTCAAAAATGTGGTGCGGGAATACAAAAGAACGGGCTACATCTGGGAGCACTACAATGACAAGACAGGCAGAGGGGAGGGCTGTCGGCCATTCACAGGATGGTCAGCTCTTGTTGTACTTATGATGGGGGAGACTTTCTAa
- the LOC125024901 gene encoding mitochondrial intermediate peptidase-like — protein sequence MQILKGPAAVLSKLGRPAQRWTLRRRENGGRTDITRRTVNTWSPLASAFNAKPNKLLSLHFTKGSTGLFGLPELNEPEGFYLLKENAVREAESLVAECCSQERSRKMVEVFDHLSDTLCRVADLAEFIRMAHPHARYSHAAEDASIAIGGLVEQLNTHRQLYDSLRAVVKNGDIFPTTDVDQHVARLFLFDFEQSGIHLDEAKRCRVVALNEAILTLGQHFMNGSLQSRAIPKKKLPESIRQYFAIDGDNIVVTGLYADAHMEITREAAYKIFLHPDQHQEYLLTELLTRRHEMATICGFKSYAHRAVSSSLAESPDLVLNFLKLVSKEVRPLAKEDFREMEKMKKEQYRYARDLAPWDVPYFTGQARQSKFSMSGSDLAPYFSLGAVMDGLSSLLQNLYNVSLKVQEPLPGELWTSDVYKLAVMHETEGLLGYIYCDFYERIGKAHQDCHFTIRGGKLLPDGTYQDPIVVLHLNLPAPTWSTPSLLMPGMVENLFHEMGHALHSMLARTQYQHVTGTRCSTDFAEVPSILMEFFAMDPRVLRTYARHYKTGEPIPDTLLEKLVASKSVFAASEMQLQTFYSMLDQRYHSEERWDSTTTTTQILEKVQNEYYGLPYVPNTAWQLRFGHLVGYGAKYYAYLVSRAVASWIWQKYFVDNPFSREMGEKYRQEVLAHGGGKPPRAMVGEFLGREVTAESMVEALRTDLESKKERVETVTAK from the exons ATGCAGATCTTAAAAGGGCCAGCGGCCGTCCTCAGCAAGCTCGGCCGCCCTGCACAGAGATGGACACTCAGGAGGAGAGAAAACGGCGGAAGAACAGATATAACGAGGAGAACCGTGAACACCTGGTCTCCCTTGGCCTCGGCTTTCAACGCGAAGCCGAATAAGCTGCTGAGCCTCCACTTCACCAAGGGGTCGACG GGCTTGTTTGGTCTCCCAGAGCTGAATGAACCTGAAGGCTTCTATTTGCTCAAGGAAAATGCCGTGCGAGAAGCAGAGTCTCTGGTGGCCGAGTGCTGCTCTCAAGAAAGGTCGCGCAAAATGGTGGAG GTCTTTGATCACCTTTCAGATACTCTCTGTCGGGTTGCTGATTTGGCTGAGTTCATCCGCATGGCACATCCTCATGCGCGCTACTCCCATGCTGCAGAGGATGCAAGCATCGCCATAGGTGGACTTGTTGAACA GTTAAATACTCACCGACAGTTATATGATAGTCTGAGGGCGGTCGTAAAGAATGGTGATATTTTCCCGACCACAGATGTTGACCAGCACGTGGCCAGGCTCTTCCTCTTCGACTTTGAGCAGTCAG GTATCCACTTGGACGAGGCCAAGCGGTGCCGTGTGGTAGCCCTGAATGAGGCAATCCTGACCCTCGGGCAGCACTTCATGAATGGCTCCCTCCAGTCCCGAGCAATTCCCAAGAAGAAGCTGCCTGAGTCCATTAGACAGTA CTTTGCCATAGATGGAGACAACATAGTGGTAACAGGCCTGTATGCAGATGCCCACATGGAGATCACAAGGGAGGCTGCATACAAGATCTTCCTACACCCTGACCAGCATCAGGAGTACCTTCTGACAGAGCTGCTCACCAGACGGCATGAGATGGCCACCATCTGCGGCTTCAAATCTTATGCCCACAG AGCTGTCAGCAGCAGCTTAGCCGAGTCTCCCGACCTTGTGCTGAATTTCTTGAAATTGGTGTCAAAAGAGGTGAGGCCGTTAGCCAAGGAGGACttcagggaaatggagaagatgaaaaaagaacaatACAGATATGCAAGG GACCTAGCTCCATGGGATGTGCCTTACTTCACTGGCCAGGCGAGGCAGAGCAAATTCTCCATGAGTGGAAGTGATCTTGCACCGTACTTCTCTCTAGGGGCAGTCATGGACGGGCTCAGCAGCCTGCTTCAGAATCTGTATAACGTCTCCCTGAAAGTGCAGGAACCATTGCCTGGGGAACTCTGGACCAGCGATGTGTATAAGCTGGCTG tgaTGCACGAAACAGAAGGCCTCTTGGGCTACATCTACTGCGACTTCTACGAGCGCATCGGCAAGGCCCATCAGGACTGCCACTTCACCATTAGGGGTGGGAAGCTGCTCCCCGATGGAACGTACCAA GATCCCATTGTGGTTCTCCACCTGAATCTCCCTGCTCCCACGTGGTCCACGCCCTCTCTGCTCATGCCTGGCATGGTGGAGAATCTGTTCCATGAGATGGGTCATGCACTGCACTCCATGCTTGCAAG AACGCAGTATCAGCATGTGACAGGAACACGCTGCAGCACAGACTTTGCAGAAGTTCCCTCAATCCTGATGGAGTTCTTTGCTATGGACCCCAGAGTCCTGCGCACCTATGCCCGCCATTACAAGACAGGAGAGCCCATCCCTGACACACTGCTTGAAAAACTGGTCGCATCCAAGTCTGTGTTCGCTGCTTCAGAAATGCAGCTGCAG ACCTTCTACTCTATGCTTGACCAGCGTTACCACAGTGAAGAACGATGGGATTCAACTACAACCACAACACAGATATTAGAGAAAGTGCAGAATGAATATTATGGGCTTCCATATGTCCCCAATACT gcaTGGCAACTGAGGTTCGGTCACCTTGTTGGCTATGGAGCAAAATACTACGCGTACCTGGTATCTCGCGCTGTGGCCTCCTGGATCTGGCAGAAGTATTTTGTAGACAATCCATTCAGCAG GGAAATGGGTGAGAAATATCGCCAAGAAGTTCTAGCTCATGGAGGAGGGAAACCCCCCCGAGCTATGGTGGGAGAGTTCCTCGGCCGTGAGGTGACAGCAGAGAGCATGGTGGAGGCCCTCAGGACAGATTTGGAGTccaagaaagagagggtggagacagTCACTGCAAAGTAG